In Phoenix dactylifera cultivar Barhee BC4 chromosome 11, palm_55x_up_171113_PBpolish2nd_filt_p, whole genome shotgun sequence, the following are encoded in one genomic region:
- the LOC103715142 gene encoding protein transport protein Sec24-like At3g07100: MQPMGNDKPANVPGRPVLPSPAAPQLSTPFISPGPVVGLGASGVPQTTAPFLSSRPITGTQMSDYRSPSPPPPIRYNGPSSPPPPTSYPGQDATIYQQTHATRFPLPAQPGTPLRGPPSVGLPVTPPIGSLRPQPQIPSVPMGPAPQIGTHLSSRSYMPPPLSESSFSAPRPPPQPSLHGYSNVLPRGNMPPSPAETQFLAPRPVSQPPSQQAFPSFHVPPVHASPYHVHQGGVVPPPPPPPLGGPLGYNSREQMQYPNTGPPMGGSLQGLIEEFQSLSVGSAPGSLDHGVDAKSLPRPLNGDEEAIKIQETYPLNCHQRFFRLTTHAIPTSQSLLARWHLPLGAVVHPLAEVPDGEEVPIVNFGPAGVIRCRRCRTYVNPYVTFTDAGRKWRCNLCSLLNDVPGEYYCALDASGRRCDFDQRPELSKGSVEFVAPTEYMVRPPMPPVYFFLIDVSISAVQCGLLEIVAKTIKSCLDELPGFPRTQIGFLTFDSALHFHNLKSSLTQPQMLVVADLDDIFLPLPDDLLVNLSDSRHVVDALLDSLPSMFQDNVNVESALGPALKAAFMIMSRLGGKLLVFQSTLPSLGVGRLRLRGDDLRIYGTDKEHTLRMPEDPFYKQMAAEFTKNQIAVDVYAFSEKYTDIASLGSLAKYTGGQVYHHPSFQATTHQEKLRYELARDLTRETAWEAVMRIRCGKGVRFTTYHGHFMLRSTDLLALPAVDCDKAFAMQLSLEDTLMTTQTVYFQVALLYTSSSGERRIRVHTAAAPVVADLGEMYRQADTGAIISLLSRLAIEKTQSHKLDDARQLMQLKLVKSLKEYRNLYVMQHRLGGRLIFPESLKFLPLYVLSLCKSVALRGGYADASLDERCAAGYNMMILPIRRMLRLLYPGLYKIDENLIKGPEDFEKSLKQLALSAQSLDPRALYIYDDGFSFIIWLGRMLSPDLVNGILGFDLSGFPDLSKLALLEHDNEYSRKLMRIIKRLREKDPSCFQLCRVVRQGEQPREGSLLLSNLIEDQTAGTSSYVDWILQIYRQSQSS; encoded by the exons ATGCAGCCCATGGGGAATGATAAGCCAGCAAATGTTCCTGGAAGACCTGTGTTGCCCTCTCCAGCAGCTCCACAGCTTTCAACACCTTTCATATCTCCGGGTCCTGTTGTTGGCTTGGGGGCATCAGGTGTTCCGCAAACCACAGCACCATTTTTATCCTCACGACCCATTACTGGCACACAGATGTCAGATTATAGAtcaccatcaccaccaccaccaattAGGTATAATGGTCCATCCAGTCCTCCCCCTCCAACATCTTACCCTGGACAAGATGCAACTATCTATCAGCAAACACATGCTACTAGGTTTCCTCTTCCTGCTCAACCTGGAACTCCCTTGCGGGGTCCTCCTTCTGTGGGTCTGCCAGTTACACCCCCTATCGGGTCTCTTCGTCCTCAGCCCCAGATTCCCTCTGTGCCGATGGGCCCTGCACCCCAAATTGGAACCCACTTGTCATCTAGAAGTTATATGCCCCCGCCACTGTCAGAATCATCATTCTCTGCACCCAGACCACCTCCTCAGCCATCTTTGCATGGATACTCCAATGTGCTCCCCAGAGGTAACATGCCGCCCTCTCCTGCAGAGACACAGTTCCTTGCTCCTAGACCAGTTTCACAGCCACCATCGCAGCAGGCTTTTCCATCTTTCCATGTTCCTCCAGTTCATGCTTCTCCTTATCATGTTCACCAAGGTGGTGTtgtaccaccaccaccaccaccacctttaGGGGGTCCTCTGGGTTATAATTCAAGGGAGCAAATGCAATACCCTAACACAGGACCTCCTATGGGAGGTAGCCTTCAAGGTTTGATTGAAGAGTTCCAGTCATTGTCTGTCGGGTCTGCTCCTGGGTCACTTGATCATGGTGTTGATGCCAAATCACTGCCAAGACcattaaatggtgatgaagaGGCTATTAAAATTCAAGAGACATACCCTTTAAATTGTCACCAAAGATTTTTTAGACTGACAACTCATGCAATACCAACTTCTCAGTCATTGCTTGCTAGGTGGCATTTGCCTCTTGGTGCAGTGGTTCATCCTCTAGCAGAAGTTCCTGATGGG GAGGAAGTACCAATTGTCAATTTTGGACCAGCTGGTGTTATTCGGTGTAGGAGATGTCGCACATATGTGAATCCATATGTGACTTTCACGGATGCAGGAAGGAAGTGGCGTTGCAACCTTTGTTCCTTGCTCAATGATG TTCCTGGGGAATATTATTGTGCTTTGGATGCTAGTGGCAGAAGATGTGATTTTGATCAAAGACCTGAGCTTTCTAAGGGAAGTGTGGAATTTGTTGCTCCTACTGAATATATGGTGCGGCCACCCATGCCACCAGTATATTTTTTCCTTATTGATGTGTCAATATCTGCAGTTCAGTGTGGGTTGCTTGAG ATTGTGGCAAAGACCATAAAGTCTTGTCTTGATGAGCTACCTGGCTTCCCTAGGACACAGATTGGCTTCTTAACTTTCGATAGTGCATTGCATTTCCATAATTTAAAG TCTTCCTTGACACAGCCTCAAATGCTGGTGGTAGCAGATCTGGATGATATATTTTTACCATTGCCTGATGATCTTCTTGTCAATTTATCCGATTCTAGACATGTTGTGGATGCATTACTGGATAGCTTGCCTAGCATGTTTCAAGACAATGTAAATGTAGAATCTGCCCTGGGCCCTGCTCTTAAAGCAGCATTCATGATTATG AGTCGACTTGGAGGAAAGTTGTTGGTGTTTCAAAGTACATTACCTTCTCTCGGTGTTGGGCGCCTAAGGCTACGAGGAGATGATCTTCGTATTTATGGAACAGATAAagaacacactttaaggatgccTGAAGATCCATTTTATAAGCAGATGGCTGCTGAATTTACGAAGAATCAAATTGCAGTGGACGTATATGCTTTCAGTGAAAAGTACACCGATATAGCTTCCTTAG GATCTCTTGCCAAATATACTGGTGGCCAGGTGTATCATCATCCATCTTTTCAGGCAACCACTCACCAGGAGAAACTTAGATATGAACTGGCCAGAGACCTCACCAGGGAAACTGCCTGGGAAGCTGTGATGCGCATTAGATGTGGAAAAG GGGTGCGCTTTACAACTTATCATGGCCATTTTATGCTAAGGTCAACAGATTTATTAGCCCTTCCAGCTGTGGATTGTGATAAAGCCTTCGCGATGCAATTATCTTTGGAGGACACCTTGATGACAACTCAGACCGTATACTTTCAAGTTGCCCTGCT ATATACTTCCTCTTCAGGTGAAAGACGAATTAGAGTTCATACAGCAGCTGCACCTGTAGTAGCAGATCTTGGGGAAATGTACCGCCAGGCTGATACTGGGGCCATTATCTCGTTGTTAAGCAGGCTTG CTATTGAAAAGACACAATCTCATAAGCTGGACGATGCTCGCCAGTTAATGCAGttaaagcttgtgaaaagccttAAAGAGTATCGGAATCTATATGTCATGCAACATCGGTTGGGTGGGAGGCTGATATTTCCAGAATCCTTAAAATTCTTGCCATTATATGTACTGTCTCTTTGCAAGTCTGTAGCTCTTCGTGGAGGATATGCTGATGCTTCTCTTGATGAACGCTGTGCGGCTGGTTACAATATGATGATCTTACCTATAAGAAGGATGCTTCGACTTCTCTATCCTGGTTTATATAAGATAGATGAGAACCTCATAAAG GGTCCAGAGGATTTTGAGAAATCCTTGAAACAGTTAGCCTTGAGTGCACAAAGCTTAGATCCCAGAGCCCTGTACATTTATGACGATGGATTCAGCTTCATTATTTGGTTAGGCAGGATGCTGTCACCTGATTTAGTTAATGGTATACTTGGATTCGACTTATCTGGGTTCCCTGATCTGTCGAAG CTTGCATTGCTTGAACATGATAATGAGTACTCAAGAAAACTGATGAGGATAATAAAAAGATTGAGGGAGAAGGATCCTTCTTGTTTTCAATTATGCCGAGTGGTTAGGCAAGGTGAACAGCCAAGAGAAGGTTCCTTGCTGCTTTCCAACCTCATCGAGGATCAGACTGCTGGAACGAGCAGCTATGTTGATTGGATTCTCCAAATATACCGCCAATCACAAAGCTCATGA